In the genome of Laspinema palackyanum D2c, one region contains:
- the cbiE gene encoding precorrin-6y C5,15-methyltransferase (decarboxylating) subunit CbiE: MQKWLSVVGIGEDGIAGISPVARSLLAQATVIVGGERHLAMLPPEDSQEKLLWTSPIADSVQQVIQRRGQAICVLATGDPLCYGIGVTLLRHIPITEMTLVPAPSAFSLACARLGWSRTEVETLSLCGRDPALLNAVLYPGAQILVLSADKTTPSTVAESLTSQGYGNSQMTVLERMGGPQERLTEGIAATWTETELDNLNTIAIHVHSPAFSPLSPQTPGLPDTAYHHDGQLTKREVRAVTLSSLAPLPGQLLWDVGAGCGSIAIEWMRTDRRCRAIAIEQHPTRLQYIANNANALGVPHLTIIPKPAPDALKNLPEPDAIFIGGGVTTPDLLETCWQALRPGGRLVANAVTVESEQTLFQGYRQWGGHLTRIAIQRAEPVGKFLGWKAMAPVTQWVVVKQQPAGVKTSA, from the coding sequence GTGCAGAAGTGGTTATCGGTTGTGGGGATTGGGGAAGATGGGATAGCGGGAATTAGTCCTGTGGCCCGATCGCTCCTGGCTCAAGCTACAGTTATCGTTGGTGGAGAACGTCATCTCGCTATGTTGCCGCCAGAAGACAGCCAAGAAAAACTCCTCTGGACTTCTCCCATTGCCGACTCGGTGCAGCAGGTGATCCAGCGTCGCGGACAAGCCATTTGTGTGTTAGCCACTGGTGACCCTCTGTGCTACGGCATTGGTGTCACCCTCCTGCGCCACATTCCCATCACTGAAATGACCCTCGTTCCTGCTCCCTCTGCCTTCAGTCTAGCCTGTGCGCGCCTAGGTTGGTCCCGGACTGAGGTGGAAACTCTCAGCCTCTGTGGACGAGACCCGGCCCTGTTAAATGCCGTCCTGTATCCCGGGGCCCAAATTCTTGTCCTCAGTGCGGACAAAACTACCCCCTCCACTGTCGCCGAATCTCTCACATCCCAGGGGTATGGCAATAGTCAAATGACGGTGTTAGAGCGCATGGGCGGCCCCCAGGAACGTCTGACTGAGGGCATTGCCGCCACCTGGACTGAGACCGAACTGGATAATCTGAATACGATCGCCATTCATGTCCACTCCCCCGCTTTCTCCCCCCTCTCTCCCCAGACTCCAGGACTACCGGACACCGCCTACCACCATGATGGACAGTTGACAAAACGAGAAGTGCGTGCAGTTACCTTATCCAGCCTTGCACCCCTGCCGGGACAACTGCTGTGGGATGTGGGAGCAGGCTGTGGTTCGATCGCTATTGAATGGATGCGGACCGATCGCCGTTGTCGAGCGATCGCTATTGAGCAACATCCCACTCGCCTACAATACATTGCCAACAATGCCAACGCATTGGGCGTACCTCACCTCACTATCATCCCCAAACCCGCCCCCGATGCCCTCAAAAACCTCCCCGAACCCGATGCCATCTTCATCGGGGGGGGTGTTACCACACCGGACCTCCTAGAAACCTGCTGGCAGGCCCTGCGTCCCGGCGGTCGTCTCGTCGCCAATGCCGTCACCGTCGAGAGCGAACAAACCCTCTTCCAAGGATATCGCCAATGGGGAGGTCACCTCACCCGCATTGCCATTCAACGAGCGGAACCTGTGGGAAAATTTTTAGGCTGGAAGGCAATGGCACCCGTCACTCAATGGGTGGTGGTGAAGCAACAACCGGCGGGGGTTAAAACCTCCGCCTAA
- a CDS encoding cobalt-precorrin-6A reductase encodes MDFSSNLNLKRVLILGGTGDARELADRMAEIPGVEVITSLAGRTRMAVVRSQNTRIGGFGGVAGLSQYLREQHIDLLIDATHPFAAQISGNAAEAAAAVAIPRLMLMRPGWERQEGDCWIEVESHQAAAGVLPTLAHRIFLTIGRQELAAFAHLQDLWFLMRMIDPPSPDAAVPPGKLLLERGPFGLDDERSLLQQYQIGAIVSKNSGGDATYAKIIAARELSIPVVMIQRAPVPPGDRVADVEGALAWLKSRL; translated from the coding sequence GTGGATTTTAGCTCTAACTTGAACCTGAAACGAGTGCTGATCCTCGGTGGAACCGGAGATGCTCGGGAGTTAGCCGATCGCATGGCTGAAATCCCCGGGGTGGAAGTGATAACCTCTTTAGCCGGTCGAACTCGGATGGCGGTGGTGCGATCGCAAAACACTCGGATTGGTGGGTTTGGTGGCGTGGCAGGACTGAGCCAGTATTTGCGAGAACAGCACATTGATCTGCTGATTGATGCCACCCATCCCTTTGCGGCGCAAATTTCAGGGAATGCCGCTGAGGCTGCTGCTGCGGTGGCTATTCCCCGTTTAATGCTGATGCGTCCCGGGTGGGAACGTCAGGAGGGCGACTGCTGGATTGAAGTCGAGAGCCATCAAGCCGCAGCAGGGGTATTACCAACCCTTGCTCACCGGATTTTTCTCACGATTGGTCGGCAAGAATTGGCTGCCTTTGCTCACTTGCAAGATTTGTGGTTTCTGATGCGGATGATTGATCCACCCTCACCGGATGCAGCAGTTCCCCCAGGCAAGTTGCTGTTGGAACGGGGGCCATTTGGCCTAGACGATGAGCGATCGCTGTTGCAGCAGTATCAGATTGGGGCGATCGTCAGTAAAAACAGTGGCGGTGATGCCACTTATGCCAAAATCATTGCTGCCAGGGAGTTAAGCATTCCGGTGGTGATGATCCAACGTGCACCTGTCCCACCCGGAGACAGGGTGGCAGATGTTGAGGGAGCCTTAGCATGGCTTAAAAGTAGGTTGTAG
- the ppsA gene encoding phosphoenolpyruvate synthase, with the protein MVSTAPEQQSAKGSKETQFVLFFEEVGLADLALVGGKNSSLGEMIQELKSKGVNVPTGFATTAYAYRYFIEKAGLEEKLRTLFADLDLNDVNNLRERGKQARAMVMNTPFPKELDDAIAAAYLKLCETYGANAEFCKRFGPEYQEVCEKFSSDLDVAVRSSATAEDLPDASFAGQQETYLNVHGVKGVLESCHKCFASLFTDRAISYRHQYASKRPDFDEFSVALSVGVQKMVRSDLASSGVMFSIDTETGFKNAALVTAAYGLGENVVQGAVNPDEYFVFKPTLKEGKRPILEKRLGSKEIKMVYDVGGSKLTKNVPVSAPERDQYCINDDEILTLAKWACIIEDHYSESRGKYTPMDIEWAKDGITGELFIVQARPETVQSQKAGNVIRNFKLQGSSDVVVRGRAVGEMIGQGKARVILDVHNLDLFQQGEVLVTNKTDPDWEPIMKKASAIVTNQGGRTCHAAIIAREMGIPAIVGCGTATQDIKSGQEVTVSCSEGEEGKVYEGLVPFEVLETAIDNLPRTKTKILMNVGNPEEAFGLSSIPCDGVGLARFEFIIANHIKAHPLALIHFDKLEDQAVKSEIAELTKLYSHKPDFFVDKLAHGIGTIAAAFYPNPVVVRMSDFKSNEYANLLGGKQFEPKEENPMIGWRGASRYYDPNYTEAYGLECVALKRVRDDMGLTNVIPMIPFCRTPDEGRKVLETMEKYGLKRGENGLQVYVMCEIPSNVILAEQFAEVFDGFSIGSNDLTQLTLGLDRDSSLVAHIFDERNQAVKDMVTMVIQTAKKTGRKIGICGQAPSDYPEFARFLVELGIDSISLNPDSVMKTLLDIAKLEETMK; encoded by the coding sequence ATGGTTTCTACAGCTCCAGAACAACAATCAGCCAAAGGTTCCAAAGAAACACAGTTTGTACTTTTCTTTGAAGAAGTAGGATTAGCAGACTTAGCCTTGGTGGGGGGGAAAAACTCCTCATTAGGTGAAATGATCCAAGAGCTTAAATCAAAGGGAGTTAACGTCCCCACCGGCTTTGCCACCACAGCTTATGCCTATCGGTATTTTATCGAGAAAGCAGGGTTAGAGGAGAAACTACGGACCTTGTTTGCGGATCTGGATCTCAACGACGTCAACAATCTGCGGGAGCGCGGCAAGCAAGCGCGGGCAATGGTGATGAACACCCCATTCCCGAAAGAATTAGACGATGCGATCGCAGCGGCTTACCTCAAATTGTGCGAAACCTATGGTGCTAACGCTGAATTCTGCAAGCGCTTTGGCCCAGAGTATCAAGAAGTCTGCGAAAAATTTAGCAGCGATCTTGACGTAGCCGTTCGTTCTAGCGCTACTGCCGAAGACTTACCTGATGCGAGTTTTGCCGGACAACAGGAAACTTACCTCAACGTACACGGCGTCAAAGGTGTGCTTGAATCGTGTCATAAGTGCTTCGCGTCCTTATTTACCGATCGCGCCATCTCCTATCGCCATCAATATGCCTCGAAGCGTCCCGACTTTGACGAATTCAGCGTCGCGCTTTCTGTAGGCGTTCAAAAAATGGTCCGTTCTGACTTAGCCAGTTCTGGCGTCATGTTCTCCATCGACACAGAAACCGGCTTCAAGAATGCCGCCTTAGTCACTGCGGCTTACGGTTTAGGGGAAAACGTCGTCCAAGGTGCAGTCAACCCCGATGAATACTTTGTCTTCAAACCGACCCTCAAAGAAGGCAAACGCCCAATCCTCGAAAAACGCTTGGGCAGTAAAGAAATCAAAATGGTGTATGATGTAGGCGGGTCGAAACTGACGAAAAACGTCCCAGTTTCCGCTCCCGAACGCGATCAATACTGTATCAACGATGATGAAATTCTCACCTTAGCCAAATGGGCTTGCATCATCGAAGACCACTACAGCGAATCCCGGGGCAAATATACCCCAATGGACATTGAGTGGGCCAAAGACGGGATTACTGGCGAACTCTTCATCGTGCAAGCACGTCCAGAAACCGTCCAATCCCAAAAAGCCGGAAACGTCATCCGCAACTTCAAACTCCAAGGCAGCAGTGATGTTGTGGTTCGGGGTCGTGCGGTTGGTGAAATGATTGGCCAAGGTAAAGCTCGTGTCATCTTAGATGTACACAATCTTGACCTGTTCCAACAAGGTGAAGTCTTAGTTACCAACAAGACGGACCCGGATTGGGAACCGATCATGAAAAAAGCGAGTGCGATCGTCACCAACCAAGGGGGACGGACTTGCCACGCCGCCATTATCGCCCGGGAAATGGGGATTCCAGCCATCGTCGGTTGCGGAACTGCCACCCAGGATATCAAGAGTGGTCAAGAGGTCACTGTATCTTGTTCTGAAGGGGAAGAAGGCAAAGTCTATGAAGGTTTAGTTCCCTTCGAGGTTTTGGAAACGGCGATCGACAACCTGCCACGCACCAAGACCAAAATCTTGATGAACGTCGGCAACCCAGAAGAAGCCTTCGGTTTATCCTCTATTCCTTGCGATGGCGTTGGTTTAGCCCGGTTTGAGTTCATCATCGCCAACCACATCAAAGCTCACCCCTTGGCCTTGATTCACTTCGACAAACTCGAAGATCAAGCCGTCAAGAGCGAGATTGCTGAACTGACGAAACTGTATTCGCACAAACCTGACTTCTTCGTAGACAAATTGGCGCATGGGATTGGCACGATCGCCGCTGCCTTCTATCCCAACCCAGTCGTTGTCCGGATGTCTGACTTCAAGAGCAACGAATATGCCAACCTCCTCGGTGGTAAGCAATTCGAGCCCAAAGAAGAAAACCCAATGATCGGCTGGCGGGGTGCTTCTCGTTACTACGACCCCAACTATACCGAAGCCTACGGGTTAGAGTGCGTCGCCCTCAAACGGGTCCGCGACGACATGGGTCTGACCAACGTCATTCCGATGATTCCCTTCTGCCGCACCCCTGACGAAGGTCGCAAAGTGTTAGAGACGATGGAAAAATACGGTCTCAAACGCGGCGAAAACGGACTGCAAGTCTATGTGATGTGTGAAATCCCCAGTAACGTCATTCTGGCCGAACAATTCGCCGAAGTCTTCGATGGCTTCTCGATCGGTTCTAATGACTTGACCCAGCTCACTTTGGGTCTGGACCGTGACTCTTCCTTAGTGGCACATATCTTTGATGAACGCAACCAAGCGGTTAAAGATATGGTGACGATGGTCATTCAAACCGCGAAGAAAACGGGTCGCAAGATTGGGATCTGCGGTCAAGCGCCTTCGGACTATCCCGAATTTGCACGCTTCCTCGTGGAACTGGGTATCGACTCCATCAGTTTGAACCCCGACTCTGTGATGAAGACTCTCCTCGACATCGCCAAGTTGGAAGAAACCATGAAATAA
- a CDS encoding serine/threonine protein kinase, translated as MPETGAVLQERYQLQQQLNDNPTRETWLAVDLTTEELVVVKLLVWGGAKAWESLKLFEREAKVLQNLAHPRIPRYRDYFAIDDGTLWSGLVQEYIPGASLQDWLDRGRRFTEEEVEGIATALLNILCYLHELNPPVLHRDIKPSNIILGEDNEIYLVDFGAAQDRNLLTPGRSFTVVGTYGYTPLEQFGGQAVPASDLYALGATLVHLLTGVPPAELLQKNLQLEFGDRLSPQFNPYLISWLQTLTQTQVDNRYPTASEAIAALAGVATLSTDNAPYYQPDITPIQLSKTPQKLEIILPEPGLKVVTWGLNLWQRGLNLIERTIASLRDNLSTSDIIAQVLVYLLIGIGSLSLLSLVLQVVTVILPILIPLGMVACLSEYFERTIVCLERDRNTFEIQQKRLGFTYRRQLGVTANIKTVSIFYDNKKFVMGVALTAGPRPGYYQQYAFGNSGRKLTEEECTWLAEEIEDWLDLESEDLSPEPDWHQ; from the coding sequence ATGCCGGAAACAGGGGCGGTATTACAAGAACGGTATCAACTGCAACAGCAGTTAAACGATAACCCGACCCGGGAAACCTGGTTAGCAGTCGATTTGACCACCGAGGAACTCGTGGTGGTGAAGTTGCTCGTCTGGGGAGGTGCGAAAGCTTGGGAAAGTCTCAAGCTGTTTGAACGGGAGGCGAAGGTCCTCCAAAATTTAGCCCATCCGCGCATTCCTCGGTATCGGGATTATTTTGCGATCGATGATGGCACCCTCTGGTCCGGGTTAGTTCAGGAGTATATTCCTGGTGCATCCCTTCAGGACTGGCTCGATCGCGGTAGGCGGTTCACAGAAGAGGAAGTGGAAGGAATCGCCACAGCCCTGTTGAATATCTTATGTTATCTGCATGAGTTGAATCCTCCCGTCCTCCACCGAGATATTAAACCCAGCAATATTATATTAGGAGAAGACAACGAAATTTATTTAGTGGATTTCGGGGCCGCCCAAGACCGGAACTTGCTCACTCCCGGACGCAGCTTTACCGTAGTTGGCACTTATGGCTATACTCCGTTAGAACAATTTGGGGGACAGGCGGTCCCGGCATCGGATTTATATGCCTTGGGTGCAACTTTGGTTCACCTCCTCACCGGCGTACCCCCTGCCGAGTTACTCCAGAAGAACTTGCAGCTAGAATTTGGCGATCGCCTCAGTCCCCAATTCAACCCCTATTTAATCAGTTGGTTGCAAACCCTGACGCAAACCCAGGTGGACAATCGCTATCCCACCGCCTCCGAGGCGATCGCTGCCTTAGCAGGAGTCGCCACCCTCTCCACGGACAACGCCCCCTATTATCAACCAGACATCACCCCGATTCAACTGAGCAAAACCCCCCAAAAACTAGAAATCATCCTCCCCGAACCCGGATTAAAAGTCGTAACCTGGGGGTTAAATTTATGGCAACGGGGATTAAACCTAATCGAACGCACGATCGCCTCCTTGCGAGATAATCTTAGCACTTCCGATATCATTGCTCAGGTATTAGTGTATCTATTAATCGGCATTGGTTCCTTGTCCCTGTTGTCCTTGGTCCTCCAAGTGGTAACCGTCATCCTGCCGATCTTAATTCCCCTGGGTATGGTTGCCTGTTTGAGCGAGTATTTTGAACGAACCATCGTCTGTTTAGAACGCGATCGTAACACCTTTGAGATCCAGCAAAAACGACTAGGATTTACCTATCGCCGCCAACTCGGCGTCACCGCCAATATTAAAACCGTTTCCATCTTTTATGACAATAAAAAATTTGTCATGGGAGTCGCCCTCACCGCCGGACCCCGACCCGGATATTATCAACAATATGCCTTTGGAAATAGCGGACGAAAACTCACCGAGGAAGAATGTACCTGGTTAGCCGAAGAAATCGAAGACTGGTTGGATCTTGAATCGGAAGACTTATCGCCAGAACCCGACTGGCATCAGTAA
- a CDS encoding Uma2 family endonuclease: MVTTPQPTKVIYPDCDGNPMSDNTRQFRWIVVIKENLEILFDDDPNIFVAGDLLWYPIEGNNKLRQAPDVMVAIGRPKGDRGSYKQWEEGNIPPQVVFEILSPGNRLKEMAKKQQFYDRYGVEEYYVFDPDRLDFNGWIRDQAGSLQVIEQPENFTSPRLGIRFELQEEQFTIYRPDGEQFLTPTELAKQAEQQRQEAEQQRQRAESAEARLRELEARLRELEADRRPEG; the protein is encoded by the coding sequence ATGGTAACTACCCCTCAACCCACAAAGGTCATCTATCCCGATTGTGACGGAAATCCGATGTCTGATAATACTCGCCAGTTTCGCTGGATTGTGGTGATTAAAGAGAATTTAGAAATTCTGTTTGATGATGATCCGAATATTTTTGTCGCGGGGGATTTACTTTGGTATCCCATCGAAGGAAATAATAAACTGCGTCAAGCGCCGGATGTGATGGTGGCGATCGGACGACCTAAAGGCGATCGCGGGTCTTATAAGCAATGGGAAGAAGGGAACATTCCTCCCCAAGTGGTGTTTGAAATTCTCTCCCCTGGCAATCGTCTCAAGGAGATGGCGAAGAAACAGCAGTTTTATGACCGTTATGGGGTGGAAGAATATTATGTGTTCGACCCCGATCGCCTGGATTTCAATGGGTGGATACGCGATCAGGCGGGTTCCCTACAGGTGATTGAGCAGCCGGAAAACTTTACCAGTCCCCGGTTAGGGATTCGCTTTGAATTGCAGGAGGAACAGTTCACTATCTACCGTCCTGATGGGGAGCAATTTCTGACTCCAACGGAGTTAGCCAAACAAGCCGAACAACAGCGTCAGGAGGCGGAACAACAACGTCAACGAGCGGAGTCAGCAGAAGCACGTCTGCGGGAATTGGAGGCTCGTTTACGGGAACTAGAGGCCGATCGCCGTCCTGAAGGGTAA
- a CDS encoding type II toxin-antitoxin system VapC family toxin, whose product MIIVDTGFWVALANKNDNYHEAAKQTFSQYNEPLITTWCVVTETCYFLQARRGVQSSVTFINAMSEGLFQVFEIKPDHIARLKDLMNKYRDVPMDLADASLVLLAEEYKTGRILSLDIKEFSIYQWNNKNYFENLFQS is encoded by the coding sequence ATGATTATTGTTGATACCGGCTTTTGGGTTGCCTTGGCTAACAAAAATGATAACTACCATGAAGCGGCTAAACAAACTTTTAGTCAATATAATGAACCTCTGATTACTACATGGTGTGTCGTTACGGAAACTTGCTACTTTTTACAAGCTCGTCGGGGAGTTCAATCTTCGGTTACGTTTATTAATGCCATGTCTGAGGGATTATTTCAAGTTTTTGAAATTAAGCCTGACCATATCGCCAGACTCAAAGATTTGATGAATAAATATCGCGATGTTCCGATGGATTTAGCAGACGCATCCCTAGTTCTGTTAGCAGAAGAGTACAAAACTGGACGAATTTTATCATTAGACATTAAGGAGTTTAGTATTTATCAATGGAATAACAAAAATTATTTTGAGAATCTTTTCCAGTCTTAA
- a CDS encoding PIN domain-containing protein, protein MIHQTIFIDSNIWLYRFLADQDQNPQEDARKRKIAVSLTNLNNIVVSTQVINETCSVLRKKVNFPETQIIQLIEEFEQQCQVIDVTTAILKRASQLRMNYHLSFWDGLIVASALSGKANILYSEDMQDGLIVEHQLTIINPFKI, encoded by the coding sequence ATGATTCATCAAACAATATTTATTGATTCTAATATCTGGTTATATCGTTTCTTAGCGGATCAAGACCAAAATCCCCAGGAAGATGCTAGAAAACGCAAAATAGCCGTTTCATTAACCAACCTAAACAATATCGTAGTCAGTACACAGGTTATTAATGAGACTTGCTCGGTTTTAAGGAAAAAAGTTAATTTTCCTGAAACCCAAATTATTCAACTGATTGAAGAATTTGAACAACAATGTCAAGTGATAGATGTAACAACGGCTATTCTGAAAAGAGCATCCCAATTGAGAATGAATTACCATCTATCTTTTTGGGATGGATTAATAGTGGCTAGTGCTTTATCTGGTAAGGCAAACATTCTTTATTCTGAAGATATGCAAGATGGTTTAATTGTAGAGCATCAATTAACTATTATTAATCCTTTCAAAATCTAG
- a CDS encoding NACHT C-terminal alpha/beta 1 domain-containing protein — protein sequence MRCHLKPLQRRQLLPHRALLLTDCEHPTPELISFCEKLPGVIAVASLTEEPLEAPLKGFPPNQPNLISAIETWLEEI from the coding sequence CTGCGCTGCCACCTCAAACCACTGCAACGCCGCCAACTCCTCCCCCACCGCGCCCTCCTTCTGACGGACTGCGAACATCCCACCCCGGAACTCATCAGCTTCTGTGAAAAACTCCCGGGGGTCATTGCCGTTGCCTCCCTCACTGAGGAACCCCTAGAAGCGCCGTTAAAAGGGTTTCCGCCCAATCAACCGAATCTGATATCCGCGATTGAAACCTGGTTAGAGGAGATTTGA
- a CDS encoding type II toxin-antitoxin system RelE/ParE family toxin has product MEVSFSSAFKRAFKKRIKGNENLELKFWQKLEIFTSDPYDPSLRTHKLSGKLKDLWSFTVD; this is encoded by the coding sequence ATGGAAGTCAGTTTCAGTTCAGCTTTTAAACGGGCTTTTAAAAAAAGGATTAAAGGGAATGAAAACTTAGAGTTAAAATTTTGGCAAAAACTAGAAATATTTACGTCAGACCCTTACGACCCGAGCTTAAGAACCCATAAGCTATCAGGAAAACTGAAGGATTTATGGAGTTTCACTGTAGATTAA